A region from the Cydia amplana chromosome 7, ilCydAmpl1.1, whole genome shotgun sequence genome encodes:
- the LOC134649502 gene encoding uncharacterized protein K02A2.6-like has translation MFMPLPTPSCMRKMRAVKTVTSSRFSEVFADGLGRFTGGKVSIHLRADARPVFLRARPLAYALREPVERALEQLVRDGVLTPVDRSDWATPIVPVVKKDGNIRICADFKMTLNRVLEVDRYPLPRVEDLLARLHGGERFSKIDLSQAYAQFELDESRKYTVINTHKGLFMYNRLVYGLSSSPGVFQRHLEQLFADLPHVGVFLDDVIITGSNTEAHVDNLYKVFERLQAHGLRVRKDKCAFFEESINYLGHVISKEGVHTCPDKIRAIVNTPAPSNVSEVRAFVGMIMYYAKFIKNVSTLLTPLYNLLKAGTKFVWSASCQEAFVKVKQVLTSSEVLVHYSGSLPLVLTSDASGVGIGCVISHLTPEGERPVAYASRTLTSAERAYAQIDREALALVYGIRKFHQYLYGRKFILRTDHKPLTYIFGDKVGIPVMAASRLQRWAILLSGYNYDIEYVPSSKNCADALSRLPQGGQDQKQNHEVTYLNFVEDFLPVTNEQVKSATSRDVTLSRVLAYVQSGWPTSCQEEEIKPFLLRRNEMYVDRGCLMWGYRVVVPAILREAVLKQLHISHMGIVKTKALARSYVWWPNIDADVEAQCRQCETCAAEAPAPAHAPPSPWPYSTHVWSRLHIDFLGPFQGKNVLSTNRFEFKVAGNIRNV, from the coding sequence TTCCAGATTCTCTGAAGTGTTTGCGGACGGCCTGGGGCGGTTCACCGGCGGCAAGGTCAGCATCCACCTGCGTGCGGATGCCCGGCCTGTGTTCCTGCGCGCGCGCCCCCTGGCGTACGCGCTGCGCGAGCCGGTGGAGCGCGCGCTGGAGCAGCTGGTGCGCGACGGCGTGCTCACCCCCGTCGACCGCTCCGACTgggccacgcctatcgtgccgGTCGTTAAAAAAGACGGTAACATACGTATCTGCGCTGATTTTAAAATGACTTTGAACCGGGTTTTAGAGGTTGACCGTTATCCGCTACCTAGGGTGGAGGATTTATTGGCACGTTTACATGGGGGGGAGCGTTTCAGCAAGATTGATCTTTCGCAGGCCTACGCACAGTTTGAGCTCGATGAATCTAGAAAATATACGGTAATAAATACTCACAAGGGGTTATTTATGTACAACCGCTTAGTGTACGGCCTGTCATCTAGCCCCGGCGTATTCCAAAGACATCTAGAACAATTATTTGCTGACCTGCCGCACGTGGGCGTATTTCTGGATGACGTCATTATTACGGGTAGTAATACGGAAGCCCACGTCGACAACTTATATAAAGTATTTGAGCGATTGCAGGCACATGGTTTGCGGGTCAGAAAAGATAAGTGCGCGTTCTTTGAAGAATCGATCAATTATTTGGGGCATGTCATTAGCAAGGAGGGTGTCCACACGTGTCCGGATAAGATTAGGGCCATCGTGAATACCCCGGCACCCAGCAACGTGTCGGAGGTTCGAGCGTTCGTGGGTATGATAATGTATTACGCGAAGTTTATAAAAAACGTTAGTACGTTGCTTACAccattgtataatttgttaaaggcCGGAACCAAATTTGTTTGGAGCGCGAGTTGTCAGGAGGCGTTCGTCAAGGTCAAACAAGTGTTGACTTCGAGTGAAGTTTTGGTGCACTATTCGGGTTCTCTGCCGTTAGTTCTGACATCAGACGCATCCGGGGTGGGGATAGGTTGTGTTATATCACACCTCACGCCAGAGGGCGAGCGACCGGTGGCTTACGCGTCGCGTACTCTTACCTCGGCCGAGCGTGCGTACGCGCAGATTGATAGGGAAGCGCTAGCCTTAGTGTACGGTATACGGAAATTTCACCAATATTTATACGGTCGTAAATTTATATTGAGGACAGATCACAAGCCGCTCACATACATCTTTGGTGATAAAGTAGGCATTCCGGTGATGGCGGCGTCCCGTTTGCAGCGCTGGGCGATTTTGTTGTCAGGATATAATTACGATATTGAATACGTACCTTCAAGTAAAAACTGTGCTGATGCGTTATCGAGGCTGCCGCAAGGAGGTCAAGATCAGAAACAAAATCATGAGGTGACTTACCTTAATTTTGTGGAAGATTTTTTACCTGTAACTAACGAGCAAGTTAAGTCGGCTACGTCACGTGACGTAACTTTAAGTAGGGTGTTGGCTTATGTGCAGTCGGGCTGGCCGACATCGTGTCAAGAGGAAGAGATCAAACCTTTCCTATTAAGGCGCAACGAGATGTATGTAGACCGAGGCTGCTTAATGTGGGGTTACCGGGTGGTGGTACCAGCAATTTTGAGGGAAGCAGTTCTCAAGCAGCTTCACATTAGTCATATGGGCATAGTAAAGACTAAGGCCTTAGCCCGTAGTTACGTGTGGTGGCCCAATATTGACGCCGATGTGGAAGCACAGTGTAGGCAGTGTGAGACATGTGCCGcggaggcgccggcgccggcgcatgCACCTCCAAGCCCTTGGCCATACTCAACCCACGTCTGGAGTAGGCTACACATAGACTTTTTGGGTCCATTTCAGGGAAAAAACGTTCTTAGTACTAATAGATTCGAGTTCAAAGTGGCTGGAAATATTCGAAATGTCTAG